Proteins from a single region of Dyadobacter fanqingshengii:
- a CDS encoding VOC family protein, giving the protein MASPPFLPELVRAQHLGMTYRGEVVAAEWLTTQAYNGLTFVELVQPLAGQSMFHDYLNQYPAGGAQHFAYRISVSDFEEVVGKFQAKGYEIISEVDHPIARMAFFNTYETIGAVTEIMGITPEGWNAVEQMKSSN; this is encoded by the coding sequence TTGGCATCCCCACCTTTCCTGCCTGAGCTAGTTCGTGCGCAGCACCTAGGCATGACTTACCGAGGCGAGGTGGTGGCCGCAGAATGGCTCACCACGCAGGCGTACAATGGTCTAACTTTCGTAGAACTCGTTCAGCCCTTAGCGGGTCAAAGCATGTTTCATGATTATTTGAATCAATATCCAGCAGGCGGAGCACAGCATTTCGCATACAGGATTTCGGTTAGCGATTTCGAAGAGGTCGTCGGGAAATTTCAGGCAAAAGGATATGAAATCATCAGTGAAGTGGATCATCCTATTGCGAGAATGGCATTTTTCAATACTTATGAAACAATTGGGGCAGTCACCGAGATCATGGGAATTACTCCAGAAGGGTGGAATGCGGTTGAACAAATGAAAAGCAGTAATTGA